GGTGCTGATTGTGGCAGGTTGTCTGGCCCAAAGATATAAGGATGAGATTCTTGAGGAAATTCCAGAAGTCGATGCATTGATTGGAACGAGTAGCTTCGATAAAATTGAAGAAGCTGTGGAAAATGCACTTCGTGGGGAAAAGGCGATGGAATTTTTAGATTTAGATCGCCTGCCAAAAATCTCAACAAAGCGATTAAATTCCACGGGTGGATGGTATGCTTATTTAAAGATTGCGGAGGGGTGTGATAAAAATTGCACCTATTGTATTATTCCAAGCTTGAGAGGGCATTATCGAAGCTATCCGATGGAGGAGCTTGTGGAGGCAGCAACACAACTGGCGAGTGAAGGCGTAAAGGAATTGATTTTGGTTGCTCAAGAGACGACACTCTATGGCGTGGATCTCTATCAGAAGAAGATGCTTCCTGAATTATTAAAGAGACTCTGTGGCATAGAGGGGATTCGTTGGATTCGCATTTTGTATTGCTATCCGGAGGAGATTACAGATGAATTAATTGATACGATTGCTAGTGAAGAAAAGATTTGCCACTATTTGGACATTCCCATTCAGCATGCCTCTGATCGTATTCTTCGCAGGATGGCAAGGAGAACCAATCAAAATGATTTAAAGGAAATTGTTGAGAAGTTAAGAAAGAAAATTCCAGATATTACCTTGAGAACTACTTTGATTACCGGATTTCCGGGAGAAACCGAGGAAGACTTTGAAATCTTAAAGGACTTTGTCGATGAGATGCAATTTGAGCGATTGGGTGTATTTACCTACAGCGAAGAAGAAGGGACCATTGCAGCAGGATTTGAAAATCAAGTGGACGAAGAGGTGAAGGAGGCACGAAGAGAGGAGATTATGCTCTTACAGCAGGAGATTTCTCTAGCTCACTTGCAATCGCTTATCGGTGAGGAGCTGGATGTGGTGATTGAGGGAAATATCCCTGACGATGGCGTCTATATTGGAAGGACCTATATGGATGTTCCGGGGGTGGACGGCTATGTCTTTGTGGAGAGCGATCGAAATCATATGTCAGGCGATTTTGTTCGAGTAAAGATTACAGGAGCTTCGGAGTATGATTTAATGGGGGAATTAGTATGAATTTACCCAATAAATTAACCCTACTTCGGGTGCTATTGGTTCCCTTTTTTGTGGCCAGTTTGTTGTGGGGGCAAGGACAAAATCAAATGCTTCGAGTGGTGGCGCTGATTATTTTTATTGTGGCCAGTTTGACCGATATGCTGGATGGTCAGATTGCTAGGCGATACCACTTGGTGACAAATTTTGGAAAGTTTATGGATCCTTTGGCAGATAAATTATTGGTCTGTTCGGCACTCATTTGCTTTGTAGAGCTTAGACAAATCAGTGCGGTTGTTGTTATCATTATTATTGCCAGAGAATTTGTGATCAGCGGATTTCGATTGGTTGCCGCAGATGCGGGAGTTGTCATTGCGGCCAGTTGGTGGGGGAAATTAAAGACGGTGTCACAGATGATTGCGGTTATTTTAATGATCATTCATCTTCAACCTCTCATTTTTATTACAAGGGCGATGGTCATTGTAATGACAGCACTGACGGTGATTTCACTCATTGACTATTTGGCAAAAAATCATGGTGTATTGACATCTGAACCAATGTAGGAGATATAGGAAAGGTGGGCTTTAGATATGGAGACAAGTTTAGTAACAAGATATAAGACAATTAAGTTATATGGATTGAGCGAGGAAGAAGTCAGAGAAAGCATTCAAGACCTTGTAGAAAAACATTCAGAGATTGGCTTTTTGGTGGAAACTTATGACGGACGCGTACATATCGTACTTTCTGCTTCTGCAAATATGGAAGAGGAAGCAAAGATGATGATTAAGCCAGTATCTAAGGCCTTAAAAGAGCGGTTTGGTAATCAAATTTATTCGACTAGACTTGAGGATACCTTAGAGGTGATGGTTGTTCGACTGCTTGAAAAATATGAGCTTACAATTGCGACAGCGGAGTCTTGTACAGGTGGACTTTTATCAGCAAAACTAATTAATGTTCCTGGAGTGTCTGAGACATTTCGAGAGGGATTTGTGGTCTACAGCAATAAGGCAAAGCGAAAGACATTGAATGTCAGCAAGAGCACATTAAAAAAATACGGTGCAGTGAGTAAGCAAACCGCTAAGGAAATGGCCATGGGAGCTGTGCTTGAGGTGGGAACAGACACTGGTCTTGCCATTACAGGGATTGCGGGTCCAGATGGTGGAACCCCAACAAAGCCCGTAGGACTTGTCTACATTGCCTGCTGTGTCAATGATAAGATTCAGACAGAGGAGTATCATTTTACAGGAACGAGAAAGCAAGTTCGGGAAGAGGCAGTGTCTGCCGCTTTGAACTTACTTAGAAAATGTATTTTGGAATATTTTGAGTAAATGGGACGAAAGATTGAGTGGAATAAGAATTTATATTTTGGTGAGTATGCAAGGGATCACAAAAGAGCACATATCGCAGCGATTAAAAAGCGAGTGAAAGCTCCACTTTTGTATGTGATTGCGTATTCTTTGGAAGAGGGAAGACGGGCAAGGCTAGAGATTATCCACAATATTGCCTTTTTATTGCCACAATAT
This region of Lachnospiraceae bacterium oral taxon 096 genomic DNA includes:
- a CDS encoding nicotinamide-nucleotide amidohydrolase family protein, producing the protein METSLVTRYKTIKLYGLSEEEVRESIQDLVEKHSEIGFLVETYDGRVHIVLSASANMEEEAKMMIKPVSKALKERFGNQIYSTRLEDTLEVMVVRLLEKYELTIATAESCTGGLLSAKLINVPGVSETFREGFVVYSNKAKRKTLNVSKSTLKKYGAVSKQTAKEMAMGAVLEVGTDTGLAITGIAGPDGGTPTKPVGLVYIACCVNDKIQTEEYHFTGTRKQVREEAVSAALNLLRKCILEYFE
- the rimO gene encoding 30S ribosomal protein S12 methylthiotransferase RimO, producing the protein MKISMISLGCDKNLVDAEHMLGTMAQKGYSFTDDETQADVIVVNTCCFIEDAKQESINTIIDTARLKEEGNLKVLIVAGCLAQRYKDEILEEIPEVDALIGTSSFDKIEEAVENALRGEKAMEFLDLDRLPKISTKRLNSTGGWYAYLKIAEGCDKNCTYCIIPSLRGHYRSYPMEELVEAATQLASEGVKELILVAQETTLYGVDLYQKKMLPELLKRLCGIEGIRWIRILYCYPEEITDELIDTIASEEKICHYLDIPIQHASDRILRRMARRTNQNDLKEIVEKLRKKIPDITLRTTLITGFPGETEEDFEILKDFVDEMQFERLGVFTYSEEEGTIAAGFENQVDEEVKEARREEIMLLQQEISLAHLQSLIGEELDVVIEGNIPDDGVYIGRTYMDVPGVDGYVFVESDRNHMSGDFVRVKITGASEYDLMGELV
- the pgsA gene encoding CDP-diacylglycerol--glycerol-3-phosphate 3-phosphatidyltransferase yields the protein MNLPNKLTLLRVLLVPFFVASLLWGQGQNQMLRVVALIIFIVASLTDMLDGQIARRYHLVTNFGKFMDPLADKLLVCSALICFVELRQISAVVVIIIIAREFVISGFRLVAADAGVVIAASWWGKLKTVSQMIAVILMIIHLQPLIFITRAMVIVMTALTVISLIDYLAKNHGVLTSEPM